One window of Streptomyces sp. NBC_00273 genomic DNA carries:
- a CDS encoding maleylpyruvate isomerase family mycothiol-dependent enzyme produces MDHAERLAPFRTEAAAFEKAVRRAFDLGEPVPAVPSCPGWTVADLVRHLGGVHRYLAHVLRERLTAPADPAGLTLPEVPDAPDGLTDWFAQGARELAELFDELGPDTSVWTWSVEQTTGFWLRMQLIELAVHRWDAESATGTAGRLAPDVAADAVTQTIEVMAPARRGWQQAPPGTGERYRFRRTDGPESWTVVFSGDQVLLEPGSTGPADVEASGTASDLALFLWRRLPPSALQVTGDAALLPYWFTLVPPI; encoded by the coding sequence ATGGATCATGCCGAAAGACTCGCCCCCTTCCGGACCGAGGCGGCGGCGTTCGAGAAGGCCGTGCGCCGGGCGTTCGACCTCGGAGAGCCGGTGCCCGCGGTCCCCTCGTGCCCCGGTTGGACGGTCGCCGACCTGGTCCGCCACCTGGGCGGAGTGCACCGCTACCTCGCGCACGTCCTGCGCGAACGACTCACGGCCCCGGCCGACCCCGCCGGCCTCACCCTCCCCGAGGTCCCCGACGCCCCGGACGGGCTGACCGACTGGTTCGCGCAGGGCGCCCGGGAGCTGGCCGAGCTCTTCGACGAGCTGGGGCCGGACACGTCGGTCTGGACCTGGTCGGTGGAGCAGACCACGGGGTTCTGGCTCCGGATGCAGCTGATCGAGCTGGCCGTGCACCGCTGGGACGCCGAATCCGCGACCGGCACCGCGGGCCGCCTCGCCCCGGACGTGGCCGCGGACGCCGTGACCCAGACGATCGAGGTGATGGCCCCGGCCCGCCGCGGCTGGCAGCAGGCGCCGCCGGGCACGGGGGAGAGGTACCGCTTCCGGCGTACCGACGGCCCGGAATCCTGGACGGTCGTCTTCTCGGGGGACCAGGTCCTGCTGGAGCCGGGTTCCACCGGCCCGGCGGACGTCGAGGCCTCCGGCACCGCCTCCGACCTCGCCCTGTTCCTCTGGCGCCGCCTGCCGCCCTCCGCCCTGCAGGTCACCGGCGACGCAGCCCTGCTCCCGTACTGGTTCACGCTCGTCCCACCGATCTGA
- the kstD gene encoding 3-oxosteroid 1-dehydrogenase, with protein sequence MSASASRTTSAALPSRRAVLAGTGAGVLAATVLPSATARADGAQDGPPLGEYDVVVVGSGAAGMTAALTAAKRGLSVLVVEKAPTFGGSAARSGAGIWLPNNSVILGAGVPDTPQKAATYLAAVVGPEVPADRQAAFLANGPRMLDFVMANSPLRFRFMEGYSDYYPNLPGGLPGGRSIEPDQIDGNVLGAELARLNPAYMPVPAGMVVFSQDYKWLNLAAVSAKGLAVSTECLARGTKAALRGEKPLTMGQALAAGLRAGLQRAGVPVWLNSPLVDLVQEGGAGGPVTGIVVEKEGVRGTVRARRGVVIGSGGFEHDAAMRAQYQQQPIGTQWSVGAKENTGDGIRAGQRAGASLALMEDAWWGPSIPLPGEPYFCLAERTLPGGLIVNANGARFVNEAAPYSDVVHVMYEKDRGAVGSHIPAWLIVDQNYRNRYLFKDILPTLPFPDSWYQAGAAKKAWTWDALAGQIGVPAAALRATLGRFNAQAWSGNDADFHRGDTAYDHYYTDPGVHPNSCLAPVWVPPFYAFKIVPGDLGTKGGIVTDARARALRPDGSVIPGLYAAGNASAAVMGHSYAGAGSTIGPAMTFGYVAANAIADA encoded by the coding sequence ATGTCCGCAAGCGCTTCACGCACCACCTCCGCCGCCCTCCCGTCCAGACGCGCGGTCCTCGCCGGTACGGGGGCGGGGGTGCTCGCCGCCACCGTGCTGCCGTCCGCCACCGCCCGGGCCGACGGCGCCCAGGACGGGCCCCCGCTCGGCGAGTACGACGTCGTCGTGGTCGGCTCCGGGGCCGCCGGGATGACCGCCGCGCTCACCGCCGCCAAACGGGGGCTGAGCGTGCTGGTGGTGGAGAAGGCCCCGACCTTCGGCGGATCGGCCGCCCGGTCCGGAGCCGGTATCTGGCTGCCCAACAATTCGGTGATCCTGGGCGCGGGGGTGCCGGACACCCCGCAGAAGGCGGCGACGTACCTCGCGGCCGTCGTCGGGCCCGAGGTGCCGGCCGACCGCCAAGCCGCGTTCCTCGCCAACGGGCCGCGGATGCTGGACTTCGTGATGGCCAACAGCCCACTGAGGTTCCGCTTCATGGAGGGGTACAGCGACTACTACCCCAACCTGCCGGGCGGGCTGCCGGGCGGCCGCTCCATCGAGCCGGACCAGATCGACGGGAACGTCCTGGGTGCCGAACTGGCCCGGCTGAACCCGGCGTACATGCCGGTCCCGGCCGGGATGGTGGTCTTCAGCCAGGACTACAAGTGGCTGAACCTGGCGGCGGTGAGCGCCAAGGGGCTCGCCGTGTCCACCGAGTGCCTGGCGCGCGGCACGAAGGCGGCGCTGCGCGGCGAGAAGCCGCTGACGATGGGCCAGGCCCTGGCGGCCGGGCTGCGCGCGGGGCTCCAGCGGGCCGGGGTACCGGTGTGGTTGAACAGCCCGCTGGTGGACCTGGTCCAGGAGGGCGGGGCCGGCGGTCCCGTGACGGGGATCGTGGTGGAGAAGGAGGGCGTACGGGGCACCGTACGGGCCCGGCGCGGGGTGGTCATCGGCTCGGGCGGGTTCGAGCACGACGCGGCGATGCGGGCGCAGTACCAACAGCAGCCCATCGGCACCCAGTGGTCGGTGGGCGCGAAGGAGAACACCGGCGACGGGATCCGGGCGGGGCAGCGGGCCGGGGCCTCGCTGGCGCTGATGGAGGACGCGTGGTGGGGGCCTTCGATCCCGCTGCCCGGGGAGCCGTACTTCTGCCTCGCCGAACGGACCCTGCCGGGCGGGCTGATCGTGAACGCGAACGGCGCGCGGTTCGTCAACGAGGCCGCGCCGTACAGCGATGTGGTGCACGTGATGTACGAGAAGGACCGGGGCGCGGTCGGCTCGCACATCCCGGCGTGGCTGATCGTGGATCAGAACTACCGCAACAGGTACCTGTTCAAGGACATCCTGCCGACGCTCCCCTTCCCGGACTCGTGGTACCAGGCCGGCGCGGCGAAGAAGGCGTGGACCTGGGACGCGCTGGCGGGTCAGATCGGGGTCCCGGCGGCGGCGCTGCGGGCGACGCTGGGCCGGTTCAACGCGCAGGCGTGGAGCGGCAACGACGCCGACTTCCACCGGGGCGACACGGCGTACGACCACTACTACACGGACCCGGGCGTGCACCCGAACTCGTGTCTGGCACCCGTCTGGGTCCCGCCGTTCTACGCGTTCAAGATCGTGCCCGGGGACCTCGGCACGAAGGGCGGCATCGTGACGGACGCCCGGGCACGGGCCCTGCGCCCGGACGGCTCGGTGATCCCGGGCCTGTACGCGGCCGGCAACGCGAGCGCGGCGGTGATGGGCCACAGCTACGCGGGGGCCGGATCGACGATCGGCCCCGCGATGACCTTCGGCTACGTGGCGGCGAACGCCATCGCGGACGCGTGA
- a CDS encoding ATP-binding protein, translated as MDGSRDSWVNTTHDWAGTVDEDHLGGIRRRSGEFVPGGPEHLVLEVVAYAADEAAGRGGGRCVVTLHTDGSVSVKDDGRGTDTRVDEHGRTVKKPVMATKDLRFFDLPEAERLPDGHPRRGMSVVAALSEWLIHTNRRLNGSWSQRYERGVPVTGLQPVEADGTTGTCVRFLPDETLRSRWSLTAGDLALWSEHWPDLTARLEDQRHGEDRPGP; from the coding sequence ATGGACGGATCAAGGGATTCTTGGGTCAACACCACGCACGATTGGGCCGGTACGGTGGACGAGGACCATCTCGGTGGGATCCGCCGGAGGTCCGGGGAGTTCGTGCCCGGCGGGCCGGAGCACCTCGTTCTCGAGGTCGTTGCTTATGCCGCTGACGAGGCGGCGGGCCGGGGCGGCGGACGGTGCGTGGTGACGCTGCACACCGACGGCTCGGTGTCGGTGAAGGATGACGGGCGGGGCACCGACACGCGGGTCGACGAGCACGGCCGGACGGTGAAGAAACCGGTCATGGCCACGAAGGACCTCCGGTTCTTCGACCTCCCGGAGGCGGAGCGGCTTCCTGACGGACATCCGCGCCGTGGCATGTCCGTGGTCGCAGCGCTCAGCGAGTGGCTGATCCACACCAACCGCCGGCTCAACGGATCCTGGAGCCAGCGCTACGAGCGCGGCGTCCCGGTGACCGGTCTCCAGCCCGTCGAAGCCGACGGGACCACCGGGACCTGCGTCCGCTTCCTGCCGGACGAAACCCTGCGTTCGCGGTGGTCGTTGACCGCGGGTGATCTGGCGCTGTGGTCCGAGCACTGGCCCGACCTGACGGCCCGCCTCGAGGATCAGCGCCACGGCGAGGACCGGCCGGGTCCGTGA
- a CDS encoding aminoglycoside phosphotransferase family protein has protein sequence MYAATSSVSAPVRPHRTLPAGGGPYLEPGRPAAPAQGVVRARRMPGTGSLPVSGRIDLSGPQGAQLRTALASVQRICPEFAPVQVLRRSGRSVLLVGTTGRMTAVAKVLLDHSPEWRERYQHEIAAYRTFVRHRPPVRVPRLIAADPENCTLVVERMAGRVAALQRHPVEPPPRVDLRAALGAVSRVNQWRPPAELFGTPMNYARRIARDYELGLLTDRDLGDLQKLLHGVKLSGTALQFNHGDALLSNLLLSPAGPVLLDWEHAGWYLPGYDLATLWTVLGDAPAARAQISRLAQSAGPAARDAFLVNLMLVLTREIRMSETAVQRSMSATAPSQPLPVGALSSGEEQRLLLRRLHDDAGMARRAVRAAVGTR, from the coding sequence ATGTACGCAGCAACGTCCTCCGTGTCCGCACCGGTCCGGCCGCACCGCACGCTCCCGGCTGGCGGCGGCCCCTACCTCGAACCCGGCCGCCCGGCGGCTCCGGCACAGGGCGTCGTCCGGGCGCGGCGAATGCCGGGTACCGGATCACTGCCCGTCAGCGGAAGAATCGACCTCTCGGGGCCGCAGGGGGCGCAGCTGCGCACCGCGCTCGCCTCCGTGCAGCGGATCTGTCCGGAGTTCGCCCCGGTGCAGGTACTGCGGCGCAGCGGCCGCTCGGTCCTCCTGGTCGGAACCACCGGACGGATGACCGCCGTGGCGAAGGTTTTACTGGACCACTCGCCCGAGTGGCGTGAGCGCTACCAGCACGAAATAGCGGCATACCGGACCTTCGTCCGGCACCGCCCACCAGTCCGGGTGCCGCGGCTGATCGCCGCCGACCCCGAGAACTGCACGCTCGTGGTGGAGCGGATGGCCGGTCGGGTCGCGGCGCTGCAGCGGCACCCGGTGGAGCCGCCGCCGCGGGTGGACCTCCGGGCGGCCCTGGGTGCGGTGTCCCGGGTCAACCAGTGGCGGCCGCCGGCGGAGTTGTTCGGCACCCCGATGAACTACGCGCGGCGGATCGCCCGCGACTACGAGTTGGGCCTGCTGACCGACCGGGACCTCGGCGACCTGCAGAAGCTGCTGCACGGCGTGAAGCTGTCGGGCACGGCGCTGCAGTTCAACCACGGTGACGCCCTGCTGTCGAACCTGCTGCTGTCGCCGGCCGGTCCGGTCCTGCTCGACTGGGAGCACGCGGGTTGGTACCTGCCGGGGTACGACCTGGCCACGCTGTGGACGGTACTGGGCGACGCCCCGGCCGCCCGCGCCCAGATCAGCCGGCTCGCCCAGTCGGCCGGTCCGGCCGCGCGGGACGCCTTCCTGGTCAATCTGATGCTGGTGCTGACCCGGGAGATCCGGATGTCCGAGACGGCGGTGCAGCGCTCGATGTCGGCGACCGCCCCGAGCCAGCCGCTGCCGGTGGGCGCCCTGTCCTCCGGCGAGGAGCAGCGGCTGCTGCTCCGCCGCCTGCACGACGATGCGGGGATGGCGCGCCGAGCGGTCCGCGCGGCGGTCGGCACGCGCTGA